A window of Salmo trutta chromosome 31, fSalTru1.1, whole genome shotgun sequence contains these coding sequences:
- the LOC115169986 gene encoding growth arrest and DNA damage-inducible protein GADD45 alpha-like, whose amino-acid sequence MCKMTFEELSGEYSTERMDTVTKALEEVLSSALPQGCITVGVYEAAKSLNVDPDNVVLCILATDDEDVKDVALQIHFTLIQAFCCENDINILRVNNTRRLAEILGGGGKQGGEPMDLHCVLVTSPHSSSWKDPALSKVNRFCRESRCMDQWVPIINLPER is encoded by the exons ATGTGCAAGATGACATTTGAGGAACTAAGTGGGGAATATTCTACAGAAAG GATGGATACAGTGACAAAAGCCTTGGAGGAGGTTCTCTCATCAGCATTACCCCAAGGATGCATAACAGTAGGGGTCTATGAAGCAGCTAAATCATTGAATGT AGATCCAGATAATGTGGTTCTGTGCATCCTGGCTACGGATGACGAGGATGTAAAGGACGTGGCCCTTCAGATCCACTTCACCCTGATCCAGGCATTCTGCTGTGAGAATGACATCAACATCCTGCGAGTGAACAACACCCGGCGTCTGGCAGAGATCCTTGGAGGGGGAGGGAAACAAGGGGGAGAGCCCATGGACCTGCACTGTGTCCTGGTCACT AGCCCACACTCCTCGTCCTGGAAAGACCCAGCCCTGAGCAAAGTGAACCGCTTCTGCAGGGAGAGCCGTTGCATGGACCAGTGGGTGCCCATCATTAACCTCCCAGAGCGCTGA
- the LOC115169987 gene encoding guanine nucleotide-binding protein G(I)/G(S)/G(O) subunit gamma-12, with protein sequence MSSKMPSSNNVTQARRTVQQLKIEASIERIKVSKASADLMHYCGEHAKYDPLLMGIPASENPFKDKKPCAIL encoded by the exons ATGTCATCGAAGATGCCAAGCTCTAACAACGTAACTCAGGCCAGAAGGACAGTACAACAGCTAAAGATAGAGGCCAGTATTGAGAGGATAAAG GTATCCAAGGCCTCAGCGGACCTCATGCACTACTGTGGCGAACATGCCAAGTACGACCCTCTGCTCATGGGCATCCCTGCCTCAGAGAACCCCTTCAAGGACAAAAAGCCCTGCGCTATATTGTAA